A genomic stretch from Flavobacterium sp. KS-LB2 includes:
- a CDS encoding SusD/RagB family nutrient-binding outer membrane lipoprotein encodes MKKLILTALTVFAFVSCQSDDQYENYNRDTKNPTQVNAGFLFNSATKSLFDQMTSTNVNTNIFRLLGQHWTETTYVDEANYDFNTRSITASQWNELYRDVLLDLKSAKTITDADAGLSAAQKKTRNAQIEILSVYAWANLVENFGDIPYSQALSPGEFALPTYDKAETVYTDLIKRLTAAIPDLTDEGFGSVDPIYSGNTANWKKFGNSLLLRMGIRVADVTTMSAVSQTAIKAAVAGGVFTSNADNAELEYASSSPNTNPVWVDLVQSGRSDFVVANTLVDEMNALNDPRRTSYFDENLGVGVFEGGPYGDNNSYTRYTHVSNRIVDPSNPASLIDYAEVSFYLADAAERSISGTPVAAPGFYNQGITASFDYWGTTGVTAYLANPNVNYATAPGTWKVKIGKQLWLAMYNRGYEAWTAWRQYDFPGFNKPAVSEADVPTRLTYPLAEQNLNTVNYNAATTSIGGDKQTTKLFWDKF; translated from the coding sequence ATGAAAAAATTAATATTAACAGCTCTTACTGTTTTTGCTTTTGTATCGTGTCAATCAGATGACCAATATGAAAACTACAATAGAGATACGAAAAACCCTACGCAGGTTAATGCCGGTTTCCTTTTTAACTCTGCAACAAAAAGTTTGTTCGATCAAATGACAAGTACTAATGTAAACACTAATATCTTTAGATTATTAGGGCAGCATTGGACAGAAACAACTTATGTTGACGAAGCAAATTACGATTTTAATACTCGTAGTATTACTGCCTCTCAATGGAATGAGCTTTACAGAGATGTTTTATTGGATTTAAAGTCTGCTAAAACAATTACTGATGCTGATGCTGGATTATCTGCTGCTCAGAAAAAAACAAGAAATGCTCAAATTGAAATTCTATCTGTATATGCATGGGCAAATTTAGTAGAGAATTTTGGTGATATTCCATATTCACAAGCATTAAGTCCGGGTGAATTCGCTTTACCAACTTACGATAAAGCTGAAACAGTTTATACTGATCTTATAAAACGTTTAACAGCTGCTATACCTGATTTAACTGATGAGGGGTTTGGTTCTGTTGATCCAATTTATTCAGGAAATACAGCAAATTGGAAAAAATTTGGAAATTCTTTATTATTAAGAATGGGAATTCGTGTTGCTGACGTAACAACTATGAGTGCCGTTTCACAAACTGCAATTAAAGCAGCGGTTGCCGGTGGTGTTTTCACATCGAACGCTGATAATGCAGAATTAGAATATGCCTCATCTTCTCCAAACACAAACCCTGTTTGGGTAGATTTAGTTCAATCTGGAAGATCTGATTTTGTTGTTGCAAACACATTAGTAGATGAAATGAATGCTTTAAATGATCCTAGAAGAACAAGCTATTTTGATGAGAACTTAGGAGTTGGTGTATTTGAAGGTGGTCCTTATGGTGACAACAATTCATACACAAGATATACACATGTAAGCAATAGAATTGTTGACCCTTCAAACCCAGCAAGCTTAATTGATTACGCTGAAGTTTCTTTTTATTTAGCTGATGCTGCTGAGCGTTCTATTTCTGGAACTCCAGTTGCAGCTCCAGGTTTTTATAACCAAGGAATTACTGCTTCATTTGACTATTGGGGTACTACAGGTGTAACTGCTTACTTGGCAAATCCAAATGTAAACTATGCTACTGCTCCAGGTACTTGGAAAGTTAAAATTGGTAAGCAATTATGGTTAGCCATGTACAACAGAGGTTACGAAGCATGGACAGCTTGGAGACAATATGACTTTCCAGGATTTAATAAACCTGCAGTTTCTGAAGCTGATGTTCCAACAAGATTGACTTATCCATTAGCTGAGCAAAACTTAAACACAGTGAACTACAATGCTGCTACAACATCAATTGGAGGAGACAAACAAACAACAAAATTATTTTGGGATAAATTCTAA
- the rlmB gene encoding 23S rRNA (guanosine(2251)-2'-O)-methyltransferase RlmB: MEKEHQIFGIRAIIEAIQAGATVDKVYIQKEASSELMKDLMKVMKRGNINFSYVPVEKLNRLTPNNHQGAVATISPISFFDLESLIESVQENGKKPLFLILDQISDARNFGAIIRTAECTGVNGIIVQKAGSAPVNGDTVKTSAGAVFNIPICKVEHIKDAIFLLQASGIKTVAATEKTDQNIYDISLNEPVAIIMGSEDRGVNPSVLKIVDEKAKLPMFGTIGSLNVSVACGAFLYEAVRQRS, from the coding sequence ATGGAAAAAGAACATCAAATATTTGGGATTAGAGCGATAATCGAAGCAATACAAGCGGGTGCAACTGTAGACAAAGTCTATATTCAAAAGGAAGCTAGTAGCGAACTAATGAAAGACTTGATGAAAGTGATGAAGCGTGGCAACATTAACTTTTCTTATGTTCCCGTTGAAAAACTAAATAGATTGACACCGAATAACCATCAAGGTGCCGTAGCGACTATATCCCCTATTTCATTTTTCGATTTAGAATCACTAATTGAATCGGTGCAAGAAAACGGAAAAAAACCATTGTTCTTAATTTTAGATCAAATATCTGATGCACGTAATTTTGGTGCTATCATCAGAACTGCGGAGTGTACTGGCGTTAATGGCATAATCGTTCAAAAAGCGGGTTCAGCCCCAGTGAATGGTGATACAGTAAAAACATCTGCCGGAGCAGTTTTCAACATTCCAATTTGTAAAGTAGAACACATCAAGGACGCCATTTTTCTTTTACAAGCAAGCGGTATTAAAACCGTAGCTGCAACCGAAAAAACAGATCAGAATATTTATGATATCTCTTTAAACGAACCCGTTGCAATCATTATGGGATCTGAAGATCGAGGTGTGAACCCATCAGTTTTAAAAATAGTAGACGAAAAAGCTAAACTTCCTATGTTTGGAACTATCGGATCATTGAATGTATCGGTAGCTTGCGGTGCTTTCTTATACGAAGCGGTAAGACAACGATCATAA
- a CDS encoding rhomboid family intramembrane serine protease yields MEKHFKFTNSVIGLPLFFVVFLWFIFWLEIRFDFDFVENGIYPRTLSGLQGVLFSPFIHADIEHLYNNSIPLLILLAALQFFYAEQSLKVVVYGILFSGCITWIIGRDNYHIGASGLIYVLFSFVFFKGIQTKYNRLVALSLAVIVVYGGLVWYVFPSPEITGNKSISWEGHLGGLLTGFFLSLVYKTPEYKKILKYDWEHPDFDPSEDKFMQRFDESGNFVNLPEIEEIEEQLELLSYYTSNYPVNYHIIRNEKKESKPKS; encoded by the coding sequence ATGGAAAAGCATTTTAAATTTACCAATTCAGTTATTGGGTTGCCACTTTTTTTTGTGGTATTCCTGTGGTTTATTTTTTGGCTCGAAATCCGATTTGATTTTGATTTTGTCGAAAATGGTATTTATCCGAGAACTCTTTCTGGTTTACAAGGTGTTTTGTTTAGTCCATTCATTCATGCTGACATAGAGCATCTTTATAATAATTCTATTCCGCTGTTGATTTTATTGGCTGCTTTACAATTTTTTTATGCAGAACAATCGCTAAAGGTTGTTGTGTATGGAATTTTATTTTCTGGGTGTATCACTTGGATTATTGGTAGAGACAATTACCACATTGGAGCAAGTGGACTTATTTATGTACTATTTAGTTTCGTTTTTTTTAAAGGGATACAAACTAAATACAATAGACTAGTGGCCTTATCACTTGCAGTCATAGTTGTTTATGGTGGCTTAGTTTGGTATGTTTTTCCAAGTCCTGAGATAACCGGAAATAAATCAATTTCTTGGGAAGGTCATTTGGGAGGATTACTTACGGGATTCTTTCTTTCGTTAGTTTATAAAACGCCAGAGTACAAGAAAATACTAAAATACGATTGGGAACATCCTGATTTTGATCCTTCTGAAGATAAATTTATGCAGCGTTTTGATGAAAGTGGAAATTTTGTCAACCTACCAGAAATCGAAGAAATAGAAGAACAACTGGAATTGTTGTCATATTATACTTCCAATTATCCTGTAAATTATCATATTATTAGAAATGAAAAAAAGGAATCAAAACCTAAGTCTTGA
- a CDS encoding replication-associated recombination protein A: MEAPLAERIRPQKLEDYISQSHLVGPNGSLTQQIAKGIIPSLIFWGPPGTGKTTLAQIIAQESKRPFYILSAINSGVKDIRDVIEKAKQSGGLFTAKNPILFIDEIHRFSKSQQDSLLAAVEKGWITLIGATTENPSFEVIPALLSRCQVYILNAFTKKDLESLLERAMKTDAYLSTKNIVLSETEALLRLSGGDGRKLLNIFELVVNASNEDEIIITNDRVFALVQQNTVLYDKTGEQHYDIVSAFIKSIRGSDPNGAVYWLARMIEGGEDVKFIARRMLILSSEDIGNANPTAFIMANNTFQAVATIGYPESRIILSQCAVYLATSPKSNASYLAIGSAQQIVKQTGDLPVPIHLRNAPTKLMKELGYGEEYKYSHDYNNNFTEQEFLPEALSKTPIYVPGNNSRENSIREFLKNRWKDKYGY; the protein is encoded by the coding sequence ATGGAAGCACCACTTGCAGAACGCATACGACCACAAAAATTAGAAGACTACATAAGTCAATCCCACCTTGTAGGACCAAATGGATCATTGACGCAACAAATTGCAAAAGGAATCATCCCTTCATTAATATTTTGGGGACCACCGGGAACTGGAAAAACTACATTGGCACAAATTATTGCACAAGAATCAAAACGTCCCTTTTATATTTTGAGCGCCATCAATTCTGGTGTAAAAGATATTCGTGATGTGATTGAAAAAGCGAAGCAAAGCGGTGGTTTGTTTACCGCTAAAAATCCTATTTTATTTATTGATGAGATTCACCGTTTTAGCAAATCACAACAAGATTCTTTGCTGGCAGCAGTAGAAAAAGGTTGGATAACACTTATTGGCGCCACTACAGAAAACCCGAGTTTTGAAGTGATTCCTGCATTACTTTCCCGTTGTCAGGTTTATATTTTGAATGCTTTTACCAAAAAAGATTTAGAGTCTTTGCTGGAACGCGCCATGAAAACAGACGCTTATTTATCTACAAAAAATATTGTTTTAAGCGAAACAGAAGCATTACTGAGACTTTCCGGTGGCGATGGACGAAAGCTATTAAATATTTTTGAACTTGTCGTAAATGCGTCTAATGAAGACGAAATTATAATTACAAATGATCGTGTTTTTGCCTTGGTCCAACAAAATACCGTTTTGTATGACAAAACCGGCGAGCAACATTATGACATTGTTTCTGCTTTTATAAAATCAATTCGGGGAAGTGATCCAAATGGTGCTGTATATTGGCTCGCCCGAATGATTGAAGGTGGTGAAGACGTAAAATTTATTGCTCGAAGAATGCTTATTCTGAGTAGTGAAGACATAGGAAATGCAAATCCAACTGCTTTTATTATGGCTAATAATACTTTTCAGGCCGTGGCTACAATTGGATATCCAGAAAGTAGAATTATATTGAGCCAATGTGCCGTTTATTTAGCAACTTCTCCAAAGAGTAATGCTTCATACTTAGCTATTGGGAGCGCTCAACAAATAGTAAAACAAACTGGAGATTTACCGGTACCTATTCACTTACGCAATGCACCAACGAAATTAATGAAAGAATTAGGCTATGGTGAAGAATACAAATATTCACACGATTACAACAACAATTTTACTGAACAAGAATTTTTACCTGAGGCATTAAGCAAAACTCCAATTTATGTTCCTGGAAACAATTCCAGAGAAAATAGCATCCGGGAATTTCTTAAAAACCGTTGGAAAGATAAATACGGATATTAA